From the genome of Sphingobacterium sp. UGAL515B_05:
CCTTTAAAAGACTTACATTTTACTTCTTACGCGCAAAATAATGTTGATCAGAAAATAATGTACGGTCTTATCGGCATAGGTATATTTTTGCTCTTACTCGCCTGTGTCAATTACATCAATCTCGCTACAGCCCAAATCCCACAACGCGCCAAGGAAATTGGTATCAGAAAGACATTGGGAGAAAGCCAGAAAAGAATTACAAAGTCCTTTCTGCTAGAAACATTCTGCATTACGGCTTTTTCGGTGCTTTTATCTTGGCCTTTACTTATTCTCATTCAATCCGTTTTAGCCGCATATATTCCCGATCAGCTCAAGCTATATCCAGATCCCTGGGGTGTATCGCTATTTTTAGCAACACTTACAATTACGATTACCTTAATTTCCTCAGGTTATCCGATTTTATTGACAAACAAAGTCAAGATTGTTGAAGTCATTAAAATCTCGAATGCGCAAACGCTCAAATTTGGCAATCTTTCTTTTCGAAAAATGCTCATTGTTTTTCAATTTTTGATTGCCCAGCTATTTGTTATTTCAACTTGCATCATTGGTCTACAATTGAAACATGCACTACAGAATAACTACGGCTTCGATAAGGATGCGATCATTACCCTACGTTTCCCGAGTAAAAGCTATCAGGACAGTAATGTCGATCCCTTTGTTTTCAAACAGGCGATTAAGCACATCGCAGGTGTAGAGCAGGCTTCCTTGGGGCATCTGCCCATGAGTAACGACCATTGGGGAAATGCACTGTTTGCAAAAAGTGATACAGGACAAGTACAAGCAGATGTGCAAATGAAATTTGTCGATCAGGATAACTTTAAGCTCTATAATTTTAAAATGCTTGCTGGCCGCCCGCTGCAATTGGCCGATACGAGCACAGGCATCGTGTTAAACTTAGCCAGCGTTCAAAAATTAGGTTTTAAATCTGCTGAAAACGCTGTAGGGAGCTTTGTTACGTATACCGACAAACAGCGTCAGATTGTGGGGGTAACCGACAATTTTCACACAAAAAATCTCCATGCAGCCATTCAGCCTGTCGTTATGCTAAGTTCCATTAAAAAATGGGAATTAAACAGACTAAGTGTCAAACTTAACAATAATTCAGCTACCTGGCCCGAAACATTAAAACAGATTGAAAAAGAATGGCAAAAATATTATCCAAAAGCCCCATTCAAATATGATTTCTATGACCAGCAAATCAAAGAACTTTATAGCAGTGATCTAAAATTCTCGAAGATCATCAATCTATTTACATCGACGACAATTCTCATCAGCTGCCTGGGATTGGTCGGACTGGTTACCATCACCACGGTACAGCGTACAAAAGAAATTGGTATTCGAAAAGTGTTGGGAAGTACCGTACTGGGGATTATTGGATTATTATCAAAAGATTATATCAAACTTATACTCATTTCTATTTTGATCGCTACCCCAATTGCTTGGTGGGCGATGCACAAATGGTTGGATGATTTTGCTTATAAAATAGATCTATCCTGGTGGATGTTTATCATTCCGGCAGCCGCAACCCTACTTATTGCATTTTTTACAATGAGCTACCAATCCATAAAAGCGGCACGTGCAAACCCCGTAAATAGTTTAAGAGATGAATAGAACAGAAAAGAAGCTCAATAGTGATCAAGGAGAATGATGGGAATCAGCAATGATCCCATCACAATCCTTGTTTTGAATAATGCACTGCAAAGAATGACTAAACAATAGAATTAATCAAAAAAAGCCTATCACCATGATAAAGAATTATTTAATAACTGCCATTAGAGAATTAAGGAAACGGAAATTCTATACTGCTATCAATATATTAGGTCTGTCGGTCAGTCTTACGGCAGCGATATTAATTATTTTCTGGGTACAGGATGAAAAGAGCTTTGATAAATTCCATCCAGATTTTGAACAGATTTACAAGGTCAATTCCCATTTGGATCCCGAGCACAACGGTTCGATATGGGGGACATCTCCCGGCCCTATAGGAAATTATGCACAAAATGTACCGGAGGTAGATTACGCAACGCGGGTTTCACAGGATTACAATACCACATTGGTCAATGACAAACTGAAACGTCCGGTAACTGATATGAACATCTATTATGTAGATGGTAATTTTTTCAAGATGTTTCATTTTCCATTACGAGAGGGCTCGCTTGCAGGTTTTCAGGAAAATTATAAACAGGCGCTTATTACCGTATCGACTGCCGAAAAACTTTTTAGTACGCAAAAAGCCATTGGAAAAACTTTCCGTTACCAGAAAGATCTCTTCACCGTAGCCGGTATCCTAAACGATATTCCACAAAACTCCTCAATGCAATTCGATGTCGTTATCCCACTGGGTTATCATGCACAGCGGTTTACAAACTGGGGCGGTAACGGTAAATGGAAAACAATAGATGAAGATATGGGTAACTACAGTTTTTCGACTTATATTAAAGTCAAACCTCATGCTTCTGCCGCACTTATCGGAAAATCGGTCACAGATACTTATACCAAAGCCCGCGACGGTGAAAACTCGACTATATTTGTTTTAGACCCTCTTAAAACCATGCATTTGATCGCTCCTGATGGAAATAAATCGACGCTTCGCATGGTTCAGATTTTTGGGATCATTGCGATATTGCTCCTGGTGATCGGTGCGGTAAATTATGTCAATCTAAGTACTGCAAGAGCATTGGATCGGGCGAAAGATGTTGGTATCCGCAAAATAATCGGCGCCAACCGTCTCCATTTATTCCTACAATTTATCACCGAAACTTTTGTTGTATTTCTTTGTTCACTACTGATTGCTTTCATCCTCATCGTGATTCTTCATACAGGCTATAATCAGATCGCGCAGAAATCAATCAGTCTTTCTTTCCATAATACGACGATATGGCTGTATATTGGGGCAGCAATTATAGGCACATTGGGACTATCCAGTATATATCCTGCGATACAGCTTTCCTCATTCAATCCCATTCATTCATTAAAAGGAAAATCAGTAAGAGGTGTTTCCTCAAATACCATGCGTAAAATATTGGTGGTTTTCCAGTTTACGCTCTCCGTGACCCTTATTGTATGTACGTTGGTGATCCGAAACCAATTGGCGTTTATCCAGAAGATCAACCTCGGCTATGACAGAGACCATGTCCTGACCCTCGGCCTTCCAGAGGAAGCCTACAAACACATGGACGCGATACGTGCCGAACTCAAAAGCAACAATGCCATACAGGCAGTCTCTCTATCCGGTGTTTACAACATGACGGATTTCGGAAATGCCACGGGCGATATCGATTGGCCAGGCAAGTCCAAAGACAACAAACTCATTGTTGCTCAAGCGACCATCGATAAGGATTTTATTCCCTTAATGAACATGCAATTCCTCGAAGGAAAAAACTTTAGCGGCATGCCGGTTGATTCGTCCGGCTATATCATCAACGAGACTTTGGCCAAACAGATGGGATTAAAACCGCCCTATGTCGGATCCAATATGAGTTTCCACGATTTCCCTGGACAAATTATCGGTGTTGTGAAAGACTTCCACTTCAAATCCATCAAAGATAAGATCGGTCCGATGGTCTTCTGGACGCGCTGGGGATCGGGCACGCTGTATGTTAAAACCAGCACGACAAAGGCTTCTGAAGCCATTAAAGCTTTAGAAAAGATCTATAACCGCTATCCATCAGATGCTCCTTTTAACTACACCTTTATTGATCAGCAATTTGATAATCTATATAAATCCGAGCAGCGCACAGGTTTGTTGTTCAATATTTTTGCCGGCATCGCCATTTTTATATCTGCTTTAGGTCTGTTTGCCCTGGCAACTCACGAAGCGCAAATGCGTGTAAAGGAAATCGGTATCCGTAAAGTTCTTGGTGCAAGCACCTTTGGAGTTGTCCGGCTTTTGGGGAAAAATTTCGTGATACTCGTCTCCATTTCCATTCTGATTGCCTGCCCTATTGCAGTTTACCTAATGAAACAATGGTTGAGCAATTTTGCCTATAAAACAGATCTAGAGGTACAAACATTTGTCTTCGGTGGTATCCTGGCCTTGCTGATCGCCATTATTACCGTCAGCTACCAGGCCGTTCGGGCAGCATTATCCAATCCCGTAGATAGTTTACGAGATGAATAATTTTCAATATAAAAGTAAGGAAAAAAACATCCATCTGGATTTTAATGAGAGGTCAATAACTGATAATACCAAATTATAAGATACAATGACAAAAACATACATTAAAATAGCCTACCGTAACTTAGTAAAGAATAAAATGCTGAGCGGCATTCATATTTTAGGATTGGCCGTGGCTATAATGACCGCAACCTTACTTTATCTCACATCAATGCATGAGTTGTCATACGACAAATCTATAAAGGATTATGAACGAGTAGGATTGATTTATTTTCAGACACACCCCGAAAAGGGTGTCAACAATAATGCTACAGTGGCAGCCCCAATGCGTGACATTCTAAAATCGGAAATACCAGAAATTAAATATCTGAGTCGTTATCTTCATAGTGTGCTGCAGCTTCGCAATGGCCAAAAACAACTAACGACGAACAACAAATTTGTAGATGCGGATTTCCTCCCTATTTTCAGCTTACCAATGTTATCAGGAAGCAATAAAGCACTTGATGATTTAAACAATATTGTCCTTGACGAACAGACTGCAAAGCACCTCTTTAACAGCAGTGATATAATCGGTCAACAAGTGGAAGTCAATTTAAATGGACAATGGGAACCTAAGACCATCAGTGCTGTCTTGAAAGCTTTACCAAGTAATTCAAGTCTTAACTTCAACACCCTGCTACGCTTTGAAAGAAATCCCAATTATCAGTCTTTTAAAGATAGTTGGGACCAACAGGATCACGTTCTATTTGCCAAAGTGAATTCAGAAAAAGTAGATGATTACATATTCAGTCAAGCAACTCAATCGTTTATGCAACAGCATTTAAAATCGAGCAATGACAAATTAAAACGTAGCGGAGCATCTCCCGATGAAAAGGGAGACTACATCTCCCTTCATATTCTACCTATTTCCAAATATCACCTAAATTCACTCGGATTGGGGAACGGAGGATCACCAACTTTTCCTTGGATGTTGTTCTTGATCGCTGGATTGATTTTATTTGTTGCGAGTTCTAATTTTGTCAATCTCTCACTAGCAAATTCGTTAATCCGCAACCGCGAAATTGGTACACGAAAAACTTTAGGTGGTACTGTTGGTCAATTAATACAGCAATTGTGGACTGAAGCTTTACTCCTATGTGTTGTAGCGCTTAGCTTAGGGATAGGTTTGGCCTTTTTAATACTGCCTGAGTATAACGCGATGACTAATTATAAGCTAAGTTTTGCTCAACTATTTACTCTACGTAATTTGATCATCTTTATTTTGGTCTTCATCATGCTGACATTGTTTGCTGGTGGATATCCAGCGTGGCGCATAGCGCGTACAAACATTATCCAGAACCTCAAAGGCACAGCGAGAGTTAAAGCTGGGCGGTTGCGCAATAGCCTTACAGTACTACAATTCAGCATCGCCATGGCACTGATTGTCGCAACCATAGTTGTGGGCAGCCAATTGCATTATATTGCTAATCGTCCATTAGGTTTTGATAAAACTGAAGTAATAAGTATTCCGATAGGTAGCAGTATAGATCCAGAAAAAGCAGTCCAGCGGATGCGCATCGAACTGGCCTCGCGACCGTGGGTAAAGAGCGTGAGTGCATCAGATATGAATATCGGTAAAGGCAGAGATGGAAGTACGGGAACCAGTATGATCGGATTCGAACATAATGGAAAGCAAATTCATACGAATTTCATGTGTATAGATTACGATTACTTACAGACTTTAGGAATACAGTTGATTGCTGGACGTGACTTTAATCGCGCTTTTGGTACAGATACCACAGCTGTGCTTATCAATAAGCAGATGGCTGAGCTCTTAGGCGGGGTAGATAAAGTCCTTAATAAAAGCATCGACATGAACGGGAAACCTACGGTTATTGGTGTAGTCGACAACTTCCATTTTCAGGATCTATACAAAAGAGTAGACCCTTTGACCCTTATCATTAATCCCCGTGGTTTCCCTGTAGAATATATTTTTGTACGTATACAGACTGATAACTTATCCAAAAGCATTGCCGATATTGAACAAATTTGGAAAAAGATTAATCCCAAAGCCAACGTTTCTCCTTCTTATCTGGATGAGAATACAGAAAATATGTATAGCACAGAAAAGCGTTTTTCTCGTATCATAATTGCTGGAGCAACAACTGCAGTTATGATTGCCTGTTTGGGACTATTCGCTCTAACACTGCTGATTATCAATCGCCGCATAAAAGAAATAGGTATTCGAAAAATATTGGGATCTTCAGTATCTGCAATTGTCTTATTGATATCCCAAGATTTTGTAAAACTACTTTTCATAGCTTTTGCTCTAGCGACACCTTTAGCATGGTGGATGCTAAATAAATGGCTTGAAAACTTTGCTTACCATGTGGAACCAAGCTGGTGGATGTTTGCTCTTGCTGGCACAACAACAATAGGTCTTGCTCTTTGCGCAATTGGCTTACAGGTCGTCAAAGCAGCTCGCGCTAATCCCGTCGATAGTTTACGAGATGAATAAAAAGAAAAATAAAGTAAAAGTGATTAAACATATTGATACACTAAAACTAAAGAAAAAAGCAATGATCAAGAACTATATAAAAATAGCCTGGCGCAATATCTCGAAAAATAAAGGGTATTCGACCATAAACATAATTGGCTTGGCAATAGGTTTGGCCTGTTGCCTACTAATAGCAATTTATGTGCAAAATGAATTGTCATACGACAAATATCATGTGAATAAAGATCGAATTTACCGCATCGTCCATGACTATAAAGATGTAAGCAGCACAGAGCAGCATCAAATCTGGGGCAATGCACCCATCGGAGATGCCATCAAAGCAGATTTCCCTGAAATCGAGAAGGTCGTTCAGTTTTCAGGACAAACGTCTATCCTGCTCAAACAAGGCGATAGAAGATTCCAGGAAGAAAATGTATTTTTTATGGATTCTACTGCATTTGACGTCTTCAGTTGGAAGATTTTGGCCGGCGATCCGCATACAGCTTTAAAAAACGCTTATTCTGTTGTATTAACAGAGAGTACAGCCAAAAAATATTTCGGCGATCAAAATCCCATTGGTAAGACGCTTGAGGGAGGTTTAGCCGCCGGCCGTGCCAACTCTGGTTTATATACGGTAACAGCAGTAATGGCCGATGTCCCCTCTAATTCACACTTTACGTTCGATGCACTACTCTCGATGAGTACATTCCGCAACGCTAGGCCCGATGTTTTTGACAAAGAAGGTTGGGATTATGTAGACTTCTACACCTACTTTCTCGCTTCAAAAGACTTTGATCCTGTAAAGTTCAACCAAAAAATACCAAAGTTTATCAAGCGGCATCTCCCAACAAATGAAAATGCAAACGCAAAATACAATTTCCATATCGAGCCACTTCTCCAGGCTTACATGTATTCGTCGGCAGATCGTCAGCCTGGCACCAACGGAAGCTATCAGAATTTATACATATTCAGCATTATTGGCGGATTCATATTACTGATTGCCTGTGTGAACTTTATGAATCTGGCGACATCTAGGTCAATGGAAAGAGCAAAGGAAGTCGGGGTCCGAAAAACCATAGGCGCCAGCAAAAGCAACCTGATCTTTCAATTTATGTCGGAGTCTTTGGTTCTTGTATTCGTCAGTAGCATTTTAGCCATACTGCTCGTTCTGGCCTTCCTTCCTTTTTTGGAAGCATTCTCGGGCAAACACCTCAATTATTCGTCCTTGCAAAATGGAACGACCTGGGCAATATTCCTATTCACTACCGTTTTTACCGGGCTACTTGCAGCTAGCTATCCAGCCTTGATTCTAGCAAATTTCAAACCCATAACAGTACTTAAAGGAAACTATAGCAGCAGTAAGGGTGGCACCTGGTTACGTCGCATATTGGTTGTTTTTCAATTTTGCCTTTCCATTGCGCTCATTGCGGGTACTGTCGTCGTCTTTTCTCAACTAGATCAATTACAGCACCGCGATCTTGGATTTCAAAAAGATCAACGGCTTGTCATTGATTATAATTTCGATGATAAGGTAAACAATAACCTGGAAGCGATAAAATCGACACTTGCAAAAGATAAAGATGTGCTGTCTGTCACTGCATCACGTACGGTACCGGGAACATTTTTTCCAAATGCAGGGACCGAAATCATGTCAGCCAACGGAACAATGACTTCATTTGCTCCTTTTTTATATGAAGTCGATGTCGACTTCATTCCTAATATCGGTTTACAAATGGCCGCAGGACGCGCCTATTCCAGAGATTTCCCTGCCGACACAGCTCATTCACTTGTTATCAATGAATCTGCTGCAAAACAATGGGGATACTCCAATCCACAAGATATTATTGGCAAGCAATTTCGTCAATGGGGAAGAGAAGGAACCGTTATTGGTGTGGTGAAAGATTTCAACTATCTTTCTTTACACCGTAAGATTGAGCCTTTAGCGCTGCGACTTGAACCAAGCAGCAGCCGGTATTTAACCTTGAATATCCAACATGTAAACCAGCCTGAGACCGTTACGAGAATCGGCAAACTATGGAACGAACTTGTACCAAACCGTCCATTTTTATATAGCTTTCTTGACGACAATTTCAATCGACAATATGAAGCGGATTTTAATTTTAGAAGACTTTTCACAGCCTTCTCTGGGCTGGCGCTTTTTATTGCCTGTTTAGGTTTATTGGGGCTTGTGACTTATACAGCCCAACAGCGGACCAAAGAAATCGGCGTACGCAAAGTTCTCGGTGCATCCATCTATCATTTAATCCTCCTGCTCTCTTCTGACTTCATTAAACTATTGGCTGTAGCACTCCTCATTGCCACTCCCCTATCTTGGATAGCGATGAAAAAATGGCTGGACAACTTTGCTTATCACATTGAACCACAATGGTGGATGTTTGCCTTTGCCGGTGTCGCCGCCATTATGATCGCGCTAATAACCGTAAGCTATCAAACGCTTAAAGCAGCGAGAACAAACCCTGTAGACAGCTTAAGAGATGAATAATCAGCTATAATCTTATTCAATCACTATACTTCTGCTATGAACAATCTTTTATTAGAACAGGTCATCAGATAACTTTGCAAACACACACGATCATGATAAAGAACTATATAAAGACAGCTTGGCGAACGATCAGGGCAAACCGATTTTTCAGTATCCTTAATATCAGTGGACTGGCCATAGGTATCTGTGTATCGCTATTGTTATTCGCTTTTATCCGACAGGAACTAAGTTTTGATACTATGTATCCTAAAGCTGAGCATATCTACCGCGTCTACATGAAACTATCCGCAGAATATAATCAGGAAAAAATGCTCTCGCTCCCTAATGCGGTAGGCCCAGCTTTAAAATCAGACATTACGCAGGTAGATAATATGGTACGTCTGGTAAAAGACGGTTATGGTGCAACGGCTTCTATCCGCAGCGGGAATGATAATTTCTCTGAAAAACAATTATACTTAGCAGATTCGACGCTGTTCTCGATATTTGATTTTCAATTTATTGAAGGGAATGCGCGTACTGCTTTTTCAAATAAAAAAAGCATCGTCCTATCCCAATCGTCCAAAGAAAAACTATTTGGAAAACAGGAAGCAGTCGGCAGAATAATCAGCATCAATCAACGGGATACCGTACAGGTAACCGGTGTCTTCAAAGATCTTCCTGCCAATAGCACATTAGATTGTAATATGGTCATGAATATTATGGATTCATGGATGGGTCAAAATGTACACTGGAGCAATGCGAGTTACGAAACTTATATCCTATTAAAAAAAGGTTCAGACCCAGCAGCCATTGCGCACGAAGCGAGCAAATTAATTGATAAGTACGTCAAAAAAGACAATCAATATTATACACAATTTTTCCTACAACCGTTATCAGCAGTACACCTCTATTCAGCAGATTTAACAAGTGGAGTTACTACACGTTCTGGAAATATAACCATCATCAGAACATTATCAGTCCTTGCCCTTCTCGTGATTATAATTGCATGCATCAATTATATGAATCTTGCGACAGCCAAATCACAGAAAAATGCAAAACAGGTAGGGGTCAATAAAGTACTTGGCGCTACCCGTCGGCAGCTCATTATCCGCTTTTTTGTAGAAACGGCAACCATTAGTCTTTCAGCTATGCTTATTGGGCTCGTCCTTGCCATAATACTCATTCCTGCGTTCAATTTGGTCGGTAAGACCGATATGACTATTCAGCATCTGCTGAATTGGAATATGCTAGGAATATTGGCTATAGCATGGCTAGTCATTACGCTGGTTGCAGGTAGCTATCCAGCATTATTCCTTTCAGGCATTAAATCAATATCTTTAATGAACAAAGGATACAATAAACAGGGTAAAACAATATTAATTAGACAAATATTGGTTGTGTGCCAGTTTTCTATTTCGATCGTACTGATTATTGGTATCAGTATTATGCTGACTCAAATGAGCTTTATCCGCAATAAGGATTTAGGATATCAACCTGAAAATGTTGTGTCTATTTCAATTCGTTCTTTAAAAAATCAAGAAAAGTTAAATACCCTTGGCCAACAAGTTCAAAACCTGACCAATACGGTAGCCACGACTTTCGCACAATCGATACCTGGATTCAATGAAAGTGGTAAATCAACTTATAAATTAACGACCGACAAACAAGGCTTACCCACACTGAGCTGCGTCACTTATGGCAAGACAATCAATACTTTAGGACTAAAATTACTTGCGGGGACAGATTTACCAAATGTGATCGGGCGTACAGACTCAACCTGTTATGTATTGATCAACGAAAAAGTAATGAAGTTTTTAGGTTATAAAACACCCGAAGAAGCTATAGGGAAACATATCGTTACAGAAATGAGTGCGACTAATTCCATTATATCAGGTGTTGTTCGAGATTTTAATTATGCCAACCTAAAATCTGAGATCGGTGGATATACCTACTATACAATGAATGCTCCTTCTGAGTCTCCTCGGAATTTATTGATCCGCTATAAAACAGCAGATCTTCAGACGTATATTGAGGAAATAAAAAAGATCTATACAGCTATTGCTCCCGATGCTGCATTTGATTTTTCTTTTTTAGACCAGCATGTACAGGATCAATATAACAATGAAATTCGTTCATCCAATGTCATGACTTTGTTTTCATTTTTGACACTATTTATTGCCTGTCTGGGTTTACTAGGGCTAGCTGCCTATACAGCTGAATCAAAAAGTAAAGAGATCGGCATACGTAAAGTTCTAGGTGCAAGTGTCAGTAGTATTATTCATTTGCTGTCCGCAAACTACATCAAATTAATCTGTATAGCATTTCTGATTGCAGGACCAATAGCATATTACTTATTTAATAGTTGGTTAAATGATTTTGTTTATCACATCGATATGCCGTGGTGGGCATATGTAGTCGCTGTCCTGACAGTGACAATTGTCGCATTTATTACAATTGGACTCCAAACTTTTAAAGCTGCATTACTAAATCCTGTCAATAGTTTGCGGGACGAATAGCAACACGCGCATATCAAATTGGAGGATTAACAAAAAACGAAATAACAATGATTGTAAATTCACTTAAAACAGCCTATCGTTTTTTAAAAAAACATAAGTTGATCACGTTTATCAATATCACAAGTCTTGCGATTGGTATTACAGCGACGCTAGTTATTTTCCTGATGATCCAATACGACTACAGTTTTGACAAACATGTTCCCAATCGACAACAGGTCTATCGTGTTGTCAATAACGGAGAGTTCAAAAATGCCGGCGTCTACGTACCGCTGGTACGCACCATGCAAGCAGAGTTGCCCAACTTGGAGGCCGTAGCCCCGATTTATCGAAGCCATGTCCAAAAACTGAAAGTTTCTCTGGCAACAGACAAATTCCAGACTTTTCCAAAAGAACAGAAGATGGTATTCACGAACAGTCAATATTTCGATATTTTCCCTTCAAAATGGTTGGCTGGTAGTGCTAAGGCTTTGAATTCATCCGGAAATATTATCCTTACAGAGAAAACATTAGAAAAGTTTTATGGAAAAGAACTGCCTGCAAATGTGATTGGCAAAACCATCATCTATGCAGATAGTATCCCACTTCAGGTCGCTGGTGTAATAGAAAATCCTCAGCATAATTCGGATTTCAATTTTGAAAGCTTCATCGCTGAGTCGACGATCCCTCAAGACAACAATTTAAAAAACATGTATACGTGGGAAGCTTGGAACAGCATATCGGATTCACATCAAGTACTCATCAAGACAAAAGCACAAAGCAATCCGCGTCTTCTGGAACGCAATATTGCTAATCTCCTTAAAAAATATAAATACAAAGAAGGAGAGAAAATTAACGATAAGCTTGAATTACAAGCATTGGCAGATGTACATTTTGATACAAGATTTAATTATGACGCGACCCATCCGGAAGCGCTTCGCAACCTTATTTTACTTGCAGTCTTCCTCTTAGCCCTGGGGGCCGTAAATTTCATCAATCTATCCACAGCGCAATCCATCGAAAGAGCCAAAGAAGTGGGTATTCGTAAGACGTTGGGTAGTTCTAAAACTACATTGATCAAACAGTTTTTGATCGAAACCTTTCTGATAACTTTGACTGCAACAGTACTTGCAGTCTTATTATTACCATTGTTCTTACATGTCTTTGAAGGATTTATTCCGAAAAACCTAAGCGTAGAAGGCCTAGACAAAACTGTTATTGTTTTCTTTCTATTTGGACAGTTGATCTTAGTA
Proteins encoded in this window:
- a CDS encoding ABC transporter permease, encoding MMSTIKLIFRQLWRNRLFTFLNVFGLAIGISACWLIFRIVNYEFSFDQHHPESEQIYKVHTSYEEKDKLDHFDGVPAPLPAYIKENFVNVELTVPIFKQYFERVSNNRGAQKIEFEDQPEIIGTTGDYFKMTPYVWLAGDQRNILKNSHEVVLTESRARLYFPNTSIDQIIGQTLSYDSTLYNVTGIVKDLAHPSSFLGKEFIRIPEQEWNSTNWNNSNSNWQLFIKVKSSASLPNLTKTADKKAYEMTHAEFDKFGFKMHVNTVPLKDLHFTSYAQNNVDQKIMYGLIGIGIFLLLLACVNYINLATAQIPQRAKEIGIRKTLGESQKRITKSFLLETFCITAFSVLLSWPLLILIQSVLAAYIPDQLKLYPDPWGVSLFLATLTITITLISSGYPILLTNKVKIVEVIKISNAQTLKFGNLSFRKMLIVFQFLIAQLFVISTCIIGLQLKHALQNNYGFDKDAIITLRFPSKSYQDSNVDPFVFKQAIKHIAGVEQASLGHLPMSNDHWGNALFAKSDTGQVQADVQMKFVDQDNFKLYNFKMLAGRPLQLADTSTGIVLNLASVQKLGFKSAENAVGSFVTYTDKQRQIVGVTDNFHTKNLHAAIQPVVMLSSIKKWELNRLSVKLNNNSATWPETLKQIEKEWQKYYPKAPFKYDFYDQQIKELYSSDLKFSKIINLFTSTTILISCLGLVGLVTITTVQRTKEIGIRKVLGSTVLGIIGLLSKDYIKLILISILIATPIAWWAMHKWLDDFAYKIDLSWWMFIIPAAATLLIAFFTMSYQSIKAARANPVNSLRDE
- a CDS encoding ABC transporter permease, with amino-acid sequence MIKNYLITAIRELRKRKFYTAINILGLSVSLTAAILIIFWVQDEKSFDKFHPDFEQIYKVNSHLDPEHNGSIWGTSPGPIGNYAQNVPEVDYATRVSQDYNTTLVNDKLKRPVTDMNIYYVDGNFFKMFHFPLREGSLAGFQENYKQALITVSTAEKLFSTQKAIGKTFRYQKDLFTVAGILNDIPQNSSMQFDVVIPLGYHAQRFTNWGGNGKWKTIDEDMGNYSFSTYIKVKPHASAALIGKSVTDTYTKARDGENSTIFVLDPLKTMHLIAPDGNKSTLRMVQIFGIIAILLLVIGAVNYVNLSTARALDRAKDVGIRKIIGANRLHLFLQFITETFVVFLCSLLIAFILIVILHTGYNQIAQKSISLSFHNTTIWLYIGAAIIGTLGLSSIYPAIQLSSFNPIHSLKGKSVRGVSSNTMRKILVVFQFTLSVTLIVCTLVIRNQLAFIQKINLGYDRDHVLTLGLPEEAYKHMDAIRAELKSNNAIQAVSLSGVYNMTDFGNATGDIDWPGKSKDNKLIVAQATIDKDFIPLMNMQFLEGKNFSGMPVDSSGYIINETLAKQMGLKPPYVGSNMSFHDFPGQIIGVVKDFHFKSIKDKIGPMVFWTRWGSGTLYVKTSTTKASEAIKALEKIYNRYPSDAPFNYTFIDQQFDNLYKSEQRTGLLFNIFAGIAIFISALGLFALATHEAQMRVKEIGIRKVLGASTFGVVRLLGKNFVILVSISILIACPIAVYLMKQWLSNFAYKTDLEVQTFVFGGILALLIAIITVSYQAVRAALSNPVDSLRDE
- a CDS encoding ABC transporter permease, which translates into the protein MTKTYIKIAYRNLVKNKMLSGIHILGLAVAIMTATLLYLTSMHELSYDKSIKDYERVGLIYFQTHPEKGVNNNATVAAPMRDILKSEIPEIKYLSRYLHSVLQLRNGQKQLTTNNKFVDADFLPIFSLPMLSGSNKALDDLNNIVLDEQTAKHLFNSSDIIGQQVEVNLNGQWEPKTISAVLKALPSNSSLNFNTLLRFERNPNYQSFKDSWDQQDHVLFAKVNSEKVDDYIFSQATQSFMQQHLKSSNDKLKRSGASPDEKGDYISLHILPISKYHLNSLGLGNGGSPTFPWMLFLIAGLILFVASSNFVNLSLANSLIRNREIGTRKTLGGTVGQLIQQLWTEALLLCVVALSLGIGLAFLILPEYNAMTNYKLSFAQLFTLRNLIIFILVFIMLTLFAGGYPAWRIARTNIIQNLKGTARVKAGRLRNSLTVLQFSIAMALIVATIVVGSQLHYIANRPLGFDKTEVISIPIGSSIDPEKAVQRMRIELASRPWVKSVSASDMNIGKGRDGSTGTSMIGFEHNGKQIHTNFMCIDYDYLQTLGIQLIAGRDFNRAFGTDTTAVLINKQMAELLGGVDKVLNKSIDMNGKPTVIGVVDNFHFQDLYKRVDPLTLIINPRGFPVEYIFVRIQTDNLSKSIADIEQIWKKINPKANVSPSYLDENTENMYSTEKRFSRIIIAGATTAVMIACLGLFALTLLIINRRIKEIGIRKILGSSVSAIVLLISQDFVKLLFIAFALATPLAWWMLNKWLENFAYHVEPSWWMFALAGTTTIGLALCAIGLQVVKAARANPVDSLRDE